From the genome of Dermacentor andersoni chromosome 3, qqDerAnde1_hic_scaffold, whole genome shotgun sequence:
GATAAGTATCGCTTGCAAAAATGCAAACACGGTACACTGTTGATATGTGAAGTACCGAGTTAGAGTGATTGTAATTTATTGTGAGGCATTAAATAATGTTATAAAATTTAACactcaaagcttttttttttttcttaatctgaaTGGCCCTTTCATCCTGGTTTCTGTAGCCCAATAAAACAAGGCGTGAAAGAGCAGGAAAATCTGCAATGTGTGCCCATTTACCAGTCATGCTGCTCGACTAGAGAAATGCCATAAGTGGGTGGCCACAGAGATGATGTATCGGAGAGATAGGGAAGCTGCACTTGAATTCATGGGagtaattagaaagaatgaaaggaTAGACGTCAATGTCTGCTAACTTTGGATAAACCAAGTTTCACGAGCATGAACACTTTAAAGCATGATAAATGGATGCGCTTCTGAGAATTCAGCTGTTTGCTGTGTCGGAACAGGTAACAGAGTGCTTGTCATACATGTACCTAATCAGGGATAATCATCAAATGGCATGCCAGTATGGGGGTCACGTTGGCTGTGTCACTGAACAGCTGGGCATTCCATTTCAAACTGTATCATGTGCGTAGTTGTTGAACTGATGGGAGCAAGTCTGTCTTGTTTAAAGAAAAACGTGGTTCTAGGCTGAGGCCTCTCGTCTTGCTACTGTTTATTGCACCTGTGTTTCAAATATAATACATACTTGTTTATCACGTGATATATTGTGCAAAAGCAACTCTTAATTGGCTCACTGCATTACCACTGTTTACTTCCAGAAACCTACCAGAGCAGACTGGGCACATGTTGCGGAAGGCTTTGCCTCGCGGTGGCAGTTCCCCAACTGCTTGGGAGCTGTTGATGGCAAACATGTTGCAATCGTCTGTCCTCGACAGTCTGGCAGCACATACTTCAACTATAAGGTAAAAGCTCATGTGGATTCACTTTGTGGGTCCCTTGCTCATTTTATTATTGCATGCTAACAAGGGCACTAGAGAGCAAAGTAGGTTTACTTGTTCTAGTAGTCTCCAACAATTCCAAAAAGGACACTTTTTTTGTAAAAGGAGGGCCAGTAAGCTTAAAAAGGTGCAAGAAATAAGACTTGTAACATTACCTTGAAGTCCccacaccagcttgctgtgaTGTGATGAATTGTGACACTGTCTGTTTGCGCCTGCTGTAATAGTTATCCGTACATCTGGATTAAATTGCTTTATAAAGCAGCGGCCCCAAAgaaccaacagataatgaagtcaAGCAGAAGACTAAAGGAAGTGTTTTGTTGTTTTGattgaagtgtagaaatgataaattgaaGGAGAAATGAAAGTAAATGACAAAATACCTGAGTCCGGTGGCTACTGAACCTACAACTTTTGCATTATGCAAGACAGTTAGAGGACCAAGTTTCCATAACTTTTTCATCAACAGAAGAGTCAAGATACCAAAGAACGCACAGAACTTTGTGACATCACGCTGACATTGCAATTGAGGAGTTTTGCCGCAAAGATTAAGTGATGAATGTATGGGCCGTCATTTTCCTTTCTAGTAGTCAGCCTCTCACCATGAAATTAACAGAGCTTTGAGAGAATGCTGCTTGTCTAAACTTAGTCTGTCTTTAGTAATACTGTATACAGCCTGAGTGAGTGTGTTGGGTGAGCCTGCATGCATCTTAAATTGCTGGTCACATTTTTAATACATTTCACAGTGCTCATCTTTTTCCTTGCAATGACTTACAGGGTAAAGGCACTCTAGCCCTTTGAGACAGCATATCAACTTTGCCAATTCGTTGCAGTGGTGTACTTGCTGAAGCAGCACACATGTTTTCACTGAATTAATGGCCACTTCAGTTACTGACATTGCATGTTGCTTGCAAAGCACTAATAAACGAGCAGAATTTATGTGGGATGCAGCACTGCTGGCGCAAGATGTTGCAGTTAGATACTCATGATGTCATACTATCATCGTGTGGTATACTTACACATCAGGTagacccagtggcgtagctaggtcatctggcacccggggcccttagctcttctgtcacccccccccccccccccccccccccgccgttaCTATGCTACTGGGTAGACCTATTGCCTATGTGCAGTTGCGCCTATAAGCCCACGTAagttgtcaaaaaagaaaagaaagtgtacCAGTAATCTTGCACCCTTTAATTCATTTTGGGCATATAAATGTTCATGGCTCCAACTGTGTTAATTTTATGTGCCGCGCTTCATCTTTCAGGGAACATTTTCCATAGTACTGATGGCAGTCGTGGACAGTGAGTGCAAGTATGTACTCATTGATGTGGGCGCCGAAGGTCGGATGAGTGATGGTGGGACGTTCAAGAACTCTGACTTTGGCCATGCCCTCAGTCATGGCCAACTTGACATCCCCTCGCTTGGCTGTCTACCGGGCACATCAACAAATGCTCCATATGCCTTTGTTGGGGACGAGGCTTTCCAGTTGAGGAAGGATTTCATGCGACCATTCCCAGCCAGGCACCTCAACGACAACAAACGGATCTTCAATTACAGGCTCAGCCGGGCAAGGTATGGCGTAACAGTGTTTCTCTGATTTCATTGCAACACCAGCACTGTTGGCTAGAAAACAACTTCACATCCACCTACAGCTGGTAGCCACAACTCGGTGGTCCTTGTAAGCAAGTTTGGTAAAATGCACTTAGTCTCTGCAATGTAGAGCACTGCAGTTTAGCGTGAACATGAACACTTCGAGTAGCTATCGCACAAGTGGTTAGTGTACAGTGGTAATGCGGAAAATGTTGTGAACATTTTGTTATCAGAATTTTCCGTTCTGCATTCCGGATGTGGTTGTGCTCAAGAAACATGCTGGAAacagtaaaatgtgaatgtgaTAGCGATTTTTACGCAGGCATTGGTCGAAAGTAGAAGGCAAGTACAACTCTATCTGTAAGAAAAGTAATAATTTGTTTATCGGGTCAATGTAAACTGCAGTTCATGTTTCCTGAAGCGTTGAATTATATTTACAATAATAGGTGGTGTCTGAATCTACAGCCCAGCAACAGCTCCCTCCACGTAACATAAACTGATCTCGAAAGCCATGCTTTTGCAGGCTGCATGCGCGAACCTTTTTTCAACCAAACCAAGCTAAGTGGTAGGATATGCCAGTAGTGCTATTATTGCAGGGCTGGCACCCATTCATGGCACAAATCGTCGATGGCATTTTGTTTCTCACAGTGCTCTGGGCACTAAATTGCAAACTTGGGTGTATACAGCAGCCCTAATATGCACCACAATACATTGCATGGATCTGCCCGCTCTGCTGCTCCACTCGTTACCATGAAACTAGCGCTGCTCATTAGTGTGCACTTTCCTGCTGCATAATACGTGTACAATAAATTGCAAAAGCCAAATTACATAAGTACTGCAATTTTAAACAACTATGTGCCACTTTATAACGATCAACTAATGTACAGTAATCTTATATACCACATTCAAAGTACGAAGGGTTCATTGCCTATTCATGCTGGTTATTGCGATTTTGTATGCCAacttaaaattataatttccATTGAAGTCGTGATCGGCAGGCTCGATTGTATCACTATAAATaatgttcttttttctcatttttacCAACATCTCGCAAAATGTTCTCGCTGGTTGTCAGTCCCTTAAAACAATTTGCAACACAGGTCTTGCACAAAGTTGCCCCGTGTATGTATTGCTGACTTGGAAATGCGTAGTTATGTTAGCTGGTGAGCTAAAGTAGTATTCCCAAGTGATCATATTTAGAAGGATCCACCAAAGAAAGCCCGAAAGGTACCACAGTGTGGGGGAGCACGCGTCTACAATTCACAAGACACTAGGCAGATGGCACTGTGTTTACAAAGAAACTTTACTTCGGACGCAAAGCTGTCATTACTTTGCCACTTGCTCTTATCCGAGTACGTGCTCAGGACGTGTTTGTAAGCCCCATTGTTTGTCATATCTAATATCATTGCTCAAactgttttgtttcatttctgcAGGCGCTGTGTAGAAAATGCCTTTGGCATTACTGCTGCCAGGTGGAGAGTACTGTTGCGCACCATGAACCTGCAGCCGGAGAATGTTGATTTTGTTGTGAAAGCTGCCTGTGTGCTTCACAACTTCCTAACTATCTATAACCCCCAGGCCCACAAATTCCCAGATAGGGAAGATAGCTTTGGGAATGTTGTTGCAGGACACTGGCGGCAAAGCATGCAAAGTACAGCCGGCAACGGTTTTTTTCCTATTGGAGCAACGCACTCAAGGAACCACCATGTTGATGCAGCTGCTGCCAGGGACCTGTTCACTGCCTACTTCTGCAGCAGTGCTGGCCAGGTGCCTTGGCAGTGGCACCAACCAGGAGTGTCCAAGGAAGCAGCTCTTAACTGCACAAGATAgcagcagcaaaacattctgACTGTATGTTGCATGCTGCTGGTGGTGCATGCTGAATGGTGCATTTCGTGCTCCTTCCCTGGCTATTCCGGTGCCTCCTTCGCACGTCGTTATGTCAACAGGGTGCTCCAGGTGACACCAGCAGGGTTAAAGCGCACCATTTCTCTTTTTGATGACTGATGACAGGGGTAGCATGACAAGAGCCAATGGTGTGTTCAGAGaatgaaggagggggggggggcttgcccATTGTGCATCAGTGAACCTTTCGTGAGGCTCTGTTTTAACATTGTGTGAAACATTGGTACATGCTCAGTAGTGTGTGTAGTTTTCATGATTGTGTTCGAGTAGTATGAAACGGACCTTTAGCTTTTCTTGTGTGGGCTCCTTTTATCCATTAGCGTTTCAAGAGTGTATGTaatatcaggtgatagagaaatgtgcggaatataaccaacccttatatatagctttcattgattacgagaaagagtttgattcagtcgaaacttcagcagtcgtggaggcattatggaatcagggtgtagacgagatgtatgtaaagatactgaaagatattgtaacgcacagttgagtgacgctactttaataactttacgctgggcgaacttgtgcccgacaaacagctaagcgagagcctcgctaaaacgtccacagtctctttcgccgcagtcgcgcacttcttcttccctcGAGTCCCGCGCTCATAGCAcgctgctccgattgcgcgtgccttgcgagcccgtgttgcctgctccactgccgctatctttcgcaggtagcagtaaacagctggacggacgcaggaagcGGCTGGCGCGTGTAATTCGAAATCATCTTGTGTCATTGTCCCCCTTCCAAgagtgcatcgtcccgatgctcatacAGAAGACGGTGGTTTCTAGACTGCCATGAACTCGCAATGTTTGTAGGCGGAAGCAAttattgcctgtcgtagtatggtttcattcggacgacatggacgatttctgttcgatgccgccgtcatgatgaggttacttgaccttctggagcaacttcgtagttcaatggactaattcggcgaattatcctatacgggccaaaataacgacggagaagcttctcggataggccgcgcatccgtactggagtccacacccatactttgtctccAGAAGCATACTGGACGTCTCTTCGTCGCAAGTTGTATCGGTCGGCgtcagtttgctgctgctgctgaatgcggtgtcgcgccagctgccgtgcttcttcggctTTTTGTGTGAAGTCGCTGACGTCATTGTCATTTTCGAAGGTCTCATCTACTGGTAGCATTGCATCTAAGGTTGTGGTGACGGTCCGGCCAAAAACGAGTTGGAAAGGTGTCATTTGAGTCGTCTCTTGTACAGCGGTATTGTACGCGAATGTTGCGTACGGTAGTATCCTGTCCCATGTTCGGTGCTCCATGTCCACGTATATTGACAACATatcagtcagcgttctgttcagtcgttcagtcagcccattagtctgcgggtgatatgGGGTGGTTTTTCGGTGGCTGGTGTGcgtcaatttcatgatggcctGGGTCAAATGCGCCGTAAATatggttcctcggtccgtgatgagAACTTTAGGAGCGCCATGCCGTAGTACTATGTTAGTGACGAAAAATTCTGCTACTTCACTGGCCGTTCCTTTGGCAAGAGaccctgtctcggcatatcgagttAGGTAGTCAGTTGCAACTACGATCCAACGTTTTCCTGATGACGATGTGGGaaaggggccaagtaagtccattcccacttgagcgaatggagtttccggtggctgtatcggttgtaggagacctgctggcttgagtggtggtattttacgtctttggcagtcccggcaggttcttacgtagtgttgcacagaattcaataactttggccagtaatacttcatgcggatgcgagcgaatgttctgctcactcctaaatgtcctgctgatgggtcgtcatggcatgcttccaatatctcgagtcgtaactttgaaggtacgacgagcagaaacgtctctgcactatgttcaaaatttcttttgtacacgacattatttctcaggacgaacgacgacaagctgcggacaAAAGCTCGTGGAATGTCGACAGGGTGTCCTTCTAGGTAATCAATCAGCAGTCGTAACTCCGCGTCGGATCGCTGATGCTGAGCCATTTGTGATGTTGTCACAGCTCCTAGGAACGGGCAATCCTGTTCATTTTCCCTAAGCGTAGATTCCGTGTATTCAATtggtgcacgtgacaagcaaTCTGCATCACTATGCTTGTGACCGGACTTGTATACGACCGTtatatcgtattcctgcagccgtagactccatcttgccagccgtccagatgggtctttgagattcaccagccagcacaacgaatgatggtcgctgatagctcggaatggtcggccatataagtatggtctaaacttgctgatggcccatatcaccgcgaggcattctttttctgtcgctgagtagttcacctcagccttcgaaagtgttcgactggcatacgcaatgactcgttcctctccgttttgccactgaATGAGGACGGCATCCAGGCCTAaattgcttgcatctgtgtgaATATCAGTTTGGGCTTCCTCATCGAAATGAGCCAGAACTGGGTGGTTCTGaagacgctttcggagctcattgaaagcattctcCTGCTCATTCAACCAGACGAAAGGCACGTCTTCTTTTGTTAGCCGCgttagtggttcggcgatccttgAAAAAGTTTTGACAAAGAGTCTCTAGTAGGCGCAAAGTCCTAAGAATCGCctaacagcctttttgtcggttGGTTTTGGAAATTTATCCACTGCCGCAGTCTTCTCAGGGTCCGGACGAATGCCTGCTGAActgacgacatggccgaggaaaaggagctcgcgaaagccgaaatgacatttctgcggttttatcgtcagacctgctgatctaatagcttccatcacagcccgcagtcgttctacatgctgctcgaaggtggtagaaaaaaccacgacatcgtcaagataaacgagacaggtttgccatttcagaccggtgagcacagtgtccatcatccgctgaaatgtggcaggtgcggaacaaaggCCGAATGGGAGCACTTTGAACTCGTACAGTCCATCTGGCGTCACAAacgccgtcttttcacgatctcgttcgtccacttctatctgccagtagccgcttttgaggtccagggaggaaaagaatttggcatctcgtagtctatctagagtgtcatcgattcttggaagtgggtacacatcccgctttgtgacggcgttcagctttcggtaatcaatgcagaagcgcaaggtttggtcctttttctttaccagtacCACTGGCGACGCCCACGGACTTGCCGACGGCTGAATTACGTCGTCTTCAAGCATTTCCTTAACTTGACTTCCGATGGCTTCCCtctcttttggtgacactcggtagggatgctggcaaataggcctcactgaTTCGTCAACAATTATCCGATGTTTAGCAATAGATGTCCGCcgaactttggatgacattgaaaaacattcgGCGAATTCTCTTAGAGGTTCTCTATTTGCTCCTTCTGTCTGGGCGATAGGCCTGGTTCGATGTCGATGGCTGCAAGGACAGAATCCACATCTTGGAAATTCGATGGTGAAGACTCTGGAATGCTGAGATCtgtaacttggacgaagttattaaggctggcaataacggttcccttcgcgacatgttgcacttcatttccaaaattagtgagGAAAACATTGGCACATCCGCCACGCAGCTGAACAAGGCctcttgccatgcagatccctttttcgagtagaAGACTGGTGTTGCTGTCTGCAATTCCTTCGTAGTCGCTGAACGCGTCGCTTCTGACTGTGACGGCTGCGCTGGATCTCGGAGGAAGCATCACGTCGTCATCGGCAATGTAAAGGgcgtcgaatttttcttcagtgtggAATGCTGCGACAGCGTGCTTGGTTGAGAAGGAAACACGATTCCCGCAAGTTGATTATAGCGCCATTAtcctgcaagaagtccatgccaataATCAAGTCTCTTGAGCACTCGGAAAGCACGATAAAGCTGgcgacgtacgtgaagcctcgtatTCCTATTCTAGCCGTACACCTTCCCATCGGGGCGATGGGGTGTCCTCCTGCTGTGCGAACTTGTGGCCCTTTCCATGGAGTCAGCACTTTCTTTAGTTTCCTGGCGAGCTCACTACTTATTACCGAGTAATCCGCACCTGTATCCACTAACGCGTTCACTTCGTAACCGTCGACAAACACACGTAAATCGGAAGCAACGTCGCTCTTATGGCACTGGTTTCCGAGTCCCTCGTCGTCGCTCGGAATCATCGATGGAGGTTCTTCTCTTTTCGCGTCGGCAGCGGCCTTACCTCCCGAGGCCGCTGACTCTAGTTTTCCCGACGCGGGCTCTGTGAACGGCGTCTTGGGGAGCTTGAAGACGGGCGGGGGCTCGGTGACCGAAGCCTCAACGGCGCTGTtgatcgaggttggtgttgctggtagGCGTATGGGGAGCTTTGACGAGTAGACAGGTACTCTTCGATTTCAAATGGACGCTCGCCATTTCGAGGGCAAGGTGCGTTCACCGGAAAACCACGAAGCCCTGCCTGGCGATAGTGGCACATTCTGTACAGGTGGCCAGCCTCACCGCAGTGGTTCTGGATACATGACTACACCCGTTTGTACGCGTGGGGCTGATCCAACAGAGTAATCAAGTATAAGGAGGCTTGTGCATGCTCTGCAACCTGACAACTATTACTTGGATAGCCTGAAGAATGCAGGAAAAAATGCTGCGAGTGCTTGCTTGCATGCGAAAGAAATGCTCCCTGCACCATACATAGGTGCCTGCCTGTTTCCGTATTTGTGAAGTCATGGCTTTCCTACATGGAATGGGCATCGCTATGGCTAATATTCATGCTACCAaacctgcataaaatttgttttgTGTGCCTACCTTCCTGAAGTTGGGAACTAAGAGCAAGGCATATTTATACTGAATAATTAAAATTTTGTCACTTTGATACCTATACTAAATAAAGCTTATTACTTTCAGTCATGCTTCTTCAAGTGCTCCTTTAAAGTTTCACATATCAATTCTTCAGAACTCTGAGCAATTATATGTGCCTTCCAAAACCAGCCTGTACAGTGCTCTAGACTCCACTTCCTTGTCCTCATCAACGAGCATCGAGTTTGACAGATTGCTTCCATTGGAGTTGTGTAACAAGTATCAATTTAATGTGAGCTAGCGTTTTCACTATAGCAAGCCATAAGTAGGCAGTTTCCTCGGGAGATGATGTGCTCCATAATACCACATTCTACTGAGACTGTATTCTGCTTCGCCTAGTGGCCTACTATTTGTGGCTCATCTT
Proteins encoded in this window:
- the LOC140216274 gene encoding uncharacterized protein; this translates as MAVVDSECKYVLIDVGAEGRMSDGGTFKNSDFGHALSHGQLDIPSLGCLPGTSTNAPYAFVGDEAFQLRKDFMRPFPARHLNDNKRIFNYRLSRARRCVENAFGITAARWRVLLRTMNLQPENVDFVVKAACVLHNFLTIYNPQAHKFPDREDSFGNVVAGHWRQSMQSTAGNGFFPIGATHSRNHHVDAAAARDLFTAYFCSSAGQVPWQWHQPGVSKEAALNCTR